The Xenopus laevis strain J_2021 chromosome 7S, Xenopus_laevis_v10.1, whole genome shotgun sequence genome includes a window with the following:
- the agmat.S gene encoding agmatinase S homeolog, translating into MAGLNAGIRFGPLFSKQLCPLRNVSQGPLRAPIIPYKQEQRSRWAPLRPYHSLPRRPPLALGKLQTPTNRKASGTSKFNEPPSAEFVARPAGVCTMMRLPYQETAQGLDAAFIGVPLDTGTSNRPGARFGPRHIRGESCMIRRYNIATKAAPFESLMVADIGDVNVNLYDLKDSCRRIREAYQKIMATGCIPLTLGGDHTITYPILQAVAEKHGPVGLVHVDAHTDTGDTALGEKIYHGTPFRRCVDEGLLDCKRVVQIGIRGSSYSANSYDFGRNQGFRVVLADDCWFKSLVPLMSEVRRQMGAGPVYISFDIDGLDPSFAPGTGTPEIAGLTTSQALEIIRGCRGLSVVGCDLVEVAPVYDQTGNTALTGANLLFEMLCVLPKVKVN; encoded by the exons ATGGCTGGACTCAACGCTGGGATCCGGTTTGGCCCCCTCTTTTCTAAGCAGTTGTGTCCCCTCAGGAATGTGTCCCAGGGGCCACTAAGGGCCCCCATTATCCCATACAAGCAGGAGCAGAGATCCAGATGGGCCCCCCTGAGACCTTATCACTCCTTGCCCAGGAGACCCCCGTTAGCTCTTGGGAAACTCCAGACTCCCACCAACCGCAAGGCGTCCGGCACCTCCAAGTTTAATGAGCCCCCCAGTGCTGAGTTTGTGGCCCGACCAGCGGGGGTTTGTACCATGATGAGACTCCCCTACCAGGAGACTGCACAGGGGTTAGACGCTGCCTTTATTGGGGTCCCCCTGGACACTGGCACCTCAAACCGCCCCGGAGCAAG GTTTGGGCCACGTCACATTAGGGGGGAATCTTGTATGATCAGGAGGTATAACATCGCCACCAAAGCTGCGCCCTTTGAATCTCTCATGGTGGCCGACATCGGGGACGTCAATGTGAATTTATATGACCTGAAGGACAGCTGTCGGAGAATCCGCGAGGCCTACCAGAAGATCATGGCAACCGGGTGCATCCCTTTAACCCTGG GTGGGGATCATACCATCACGTATCCCATTCTGCAGGCGGTGGCTGAAAA ACATGGGCCCGTGGGACTGGTACACGTGGACGCTCACACTGATACTGGAGACACCGCCCTGGGGGAGAAGATCTACCATGGGACCCCATTCAGGCGCTGCGTTGATGAAGGTCTCCTGGACTGTAAGAGGGTTGTACAGATTGGGATCCGGGGCTCCTCCTACAGCGCCAACTCCTATGATTTCGGCAGAAACCAG GGGTTCCGTGTGGTCCTGGCAGATGACTGTTGGTTTAAATCTCTGGTCCCGCTGATGTCAGAAGTGAGGCGCCAAATGGGAGCTGGACCTGTTTACATCAGTTTTGACATTGACGGACTAGACCCGTCCTTCGCCCCTGGAACTGGAACCCCAGAAATAGCCGGGCTCACCACAAGCCAG GCTCTGGAGATCATCCGCGGGTGCCGGGGGCTCAGTGTTGTTGGTTGTGACCTAGTGGAAGTGGCTCCAGTCTATGACCAGACTG GCAACACGGCACTGACCGGGGCCAACCTGCTCTTCGAGATGCTCTGCGTTCTGCCCAAAGTCAAAGTCAATTAA
- the cda.S gene encoding cytidine deaminase — translation MDGNNTCHEDGDITSQCPLASAPSLHPKLVQRLVAQSHEAKQRAHCPYSKFRVGAALLTMDGKVILGCNVENACYALGICAERTAIQKAVSEGHKEFRAIAVASDVEAEFITPCGACRQVMREFGAEWDIYLTKPSGAHILTTLSQLLPMSFGPEDLNKV, via the exons ATGGATGGGAATAACACTTGCCATGAGGATGGAGACATCACCAGCCAGTGTCCTTTGGCTTCTGCCCCCTCTCTACATCCCAAACTCGTCCAAAGACTTGTTGCCCAAAGCCATGAAGCCAAGCAGCGAGCCCACTGTCCCTACAGCAAGTTCCGGGTGGGAGCCGCACTCCTGACCATGGATGGGAAAGTCATTCTGG gctGCAATGTGGAAAATGCCTGTTACGCACTGGGGATCTGCGCTGAGAGAACCGCCATCCAGAAGGCCGTGTCCGAGGGCCACAAGGAATTCAGGGCCATAGCCGTGGCAAG CGATGTGGAAGCGGAGTTTATAACTCCCTGCGGGGCCTGCAGACAAGTTATGAGAGAG TTTGGAGCAGAATGGGACATTTATCTCACCAAGCCCAGCGGCGCCCACATCCTCACCACCCTGAGCCAACTGCTGCCAATGTCCTTTGGGCCAGAGGATCTAAATAAAGTCTGA